The segment CCAAAGACTTTGCTAAGTTTCCAGGGGCAATTATTGTCACCACAAACTGTTTAATGCCTCCCCATGAAACCTACGACGAAAAACTCTTTACCATTGGTCCGGTTGGCTATCAAGGGATTAATTATTTAGCCTCAGATGAAACGGGAACCCCAGACTTTACACCAGCCATTGAAAAAGCCCTATCAATGCCAGGGTTTACCACAGAAGAAACCCCTCGCAATGTGATGGTAGGATTTGCCCATGATGCTGTTTTAAAAGTTGCTGATACAGTTATTGAAGCTGTTCAACAAGGTAAAATTCGGCATTTCTTCCTAGTAGGAGGATGCGATGGGGCAAAACCAGGACGGACTTATTACACCGAATTTGTTGAAAAAGTCCCCAAAGATTGTATTGTTTTAACCCTAGCTTGTGGCAAATTCCGATTTTTTGATAAGCAATTAGGAAGCATTGGAACGCTGCCTCGTTTGATGGATGTAGGACAATGTAATGATGCCTATTCTGCCATTAAAATTGCCCTAGGGTTAGCCAATGCGTTTAATATTGAAGTCAATCAATTACCGCTATCAATGATTCTTTCTTGGTATGAACAAAAAGCCATTGCAGTGTTACTAACCTTGCTTTATTTAGGCATCAAAGATATTCGTTTAGGTCCAACTTTACCCGCGTTTATTACGCCTAATCTGTTTAAATTACTCTCGGAAACCTATAATCTTCAGTCCATTACAACCCCTGAGAAAGACTTAGCTGCTTGTTTAGCTTAAGCAACAAACAAAACCTGTAAGGTAGGCAATGCCAGCCTACATTTATTGATAACCACTTACTTTAAAACATCAGCAATTTCTCGGGACTACCTAATATATGGTTCACTCACCTGCTTTTCAGGGACTCATTCGTCTTTTTAAAAAAGCTTATCAAGAAAATTTATCAACCCGTTATCCCATTCATTGGACTCGCCGACGCTTTCTGCGTAGAATGATATTAGCAACGGGTAGCGCAGTGACGACAACTGCTTTAGGTAATTTACGTCATGCACACAGTCAGACAAAAACACCCCGTATTGCTATTATTGGTGGAGGAATTGCGGGTTTAAACGCTGCTTATCAATTAAAAAAACAAGGCTATTTAGCAACGGTTTATGAGGCAAGAAATCGATTAGGCGGGAGAATAGATACGCGAACAAATATTTTTGATAAAGGATTATATCTTGATTTTGGGGGAGTTTTTGTTAATAGTGATCATCAAGATATTTTAGACTTAGTTGATGAGTTAAATCTGAGTTTATTTAATTTTTTAGAAGTTACTAAAACCTTGCCAATGCCAGCGAGTGCCTATTATTTTAAAAAGCAGTATCGAACCGAAGCAGAATTGGCTAAACAATTGCGTCCTCTAGCTCAACAAATTGCTAAGGATGCTACTTTAATGGAGGAAGATTTTTTACAATGGGGAGTATTTTTTGATCGACTTTCTGTCGCTGATTATTTACAACAACACGCTAACAAAATTCCTACCCCTTGGTTACGGGTTTTAATTGAAAATGCTATCCGTTCCGAATATGGGGTAGAAAGTTCAGAAGCGTCTTCTCTTCAGTTAATGTTTCTTTTACCAAAAGTAGAAGGAGATACCGTTGAAATCTTAGGGAGTAGTGATGAAGCTTATATGATTAAAGGAGGAAGTAGCCAAATTATAAACGGGTTAGTAAACCGTCTTCCACAACAAATAAAAACGAGAAAAATTCTGACGAAAGTAGCAGAAAATAACCAAAGATTTTATCTGACTTTTTCTGACAAAGAAGTAGTAGAAGTCGATTATGTTATTTTGGCTATTCCTATAACTCTACTCAAGACAATTGAGTTTAAAGTTCAATTACCGCGCAAGTTTAAACAGTTTATTTCAGAAGTCAATTTAGGAAATAATCGTAAAATTTTTGCTCGATTTAATAAAAAAGTATGGCAAAAAAATAAGCATTTTTCTAAGGAGATTTGGACAGACTTGGGCTATTCAATGGCATGGGAATCAATTCTACAAATTCCCAACAGAGTTGATGGAGTTTTAACCTTCTTTCATGGGGGAAAAGATGCCAATAAAACCCTACAATCTCCTACTCATTATAAAAGCGAACTCATCGATAGTTTAAACTTAGCTATTCCTCAGATAAAATCGGCTGTATCTGGGCAATTTATACAAACTAATTGGATAGAAGATCGCTTTACGAAAGGGTCTTATACTAACTTTAAACCTGGACAACTTTCTGAGTTTGCTGAGTTTTTCTATATTGAATCAGAGTTACCTAATGAACGTCAAACTGTTGCCGTTGGTAATCTTATTTTTGCTGGTGAACAATTTAGTGATGACTTTTATGGGTACATGAATGGGGGAGCCCAAACCGGTAGATTAGCGGCTGAAGTTGTGGCACAAAACCTTAAAATTAATTCGGTGAATAGCTAAGGGTTTTGGGGCGGGTTTATTGAGTGTGTTGGTGAGACTTGACAATTGCCTTAAAACCCACCCCTACAGTTATGTTCTGTTAATTATCAATTAGCTAAATGTTGTTCAACCACATTAACCAGATAATTAACCCAATAATTAGCATCATCAGCACTGCAAGACTCAACCATCACCCGAATTAGGGGTTCAGTTCCTGACGGACGAACCAAGATCCGACCCGTATTGCCCATGGCTGCTTCTGCTTGGTTAACTGCTTCCATCACTGGCGTACATTCTTGCCAATAACGACGACGATCGCGGTCTTCAACCCGAATATTCCGTAGAATTTGGGGATAGGTTTGGAAACTCTCGTTAACCAACGTCGCTAGGGACTCTCCAGACTGACGAACTAAAGCCGCTAAATGAAGGGCGGTTTGAACCCCATCCCCAGAAAAACTGTGGTGATGACAGATGATATGTCCCGACTGTTCTCCCCCAAGTATTGCCCCAGTTTCCCACATTTGCGCTTGAACATGGCGATCGCCTACTGCTGTCCGCATCAGTTGACCCCCTAATGCCTCCCAAGCCCGTTCAAAGCCTAAATTCGCCATGACCGTCCCAATCAGCAGATTATGGGGCAATTTTCCTTGTTCTAGCAGATGTTTACCCCACAGATAAAGAATGTAGTCCCCATCTACAACCCGGCCTTGACTATCGACAGCCATCACACGGTCAGCATCTCCATCAAAAGCAAACCCTAAGTCTGCTTGATGTTCCTTGATGGCTTGTTGCAGTAGGTCTAAATGGGTCGATCCACAATTGACATTAATGCGATTGCCGTCGGGGCGATCGTGTAAACAAATGACCTCAGCCCCCAAGGCTTTAAACAGTTTCGGGGCGACTTCCACCGATGCTCCCCAAGCGAGGTCTAAAACAACGCGCATTCCCTGTAAGTCCAGGTTTTCGGGCAGGGTTTCCTGTAAAAATTGACAGTAAGTATCGACTAAATTCGCTTGATGATAGGTTTTCCCCCATTCTCTATTGCGATCGCGATCAAAAGAAAGATGACCCCGCAGTCCGTCTTCAATTTGTTGTGCAAGGGTTTGGCTTAATTTTGTGCCTTCGTGGTTAAAAAACTTGATTCCGTTGTCTTCGGGGGGGTTATGACTCGCAGAAATCATAATACCACCCATAGCTTGACTAATGCGGGTTAAATGGGCGACACACGGAGTTGGGCACAAGCCTAAATTCCAGACTTCTAACCCGGCAGAGGTTAACCCGGCAGCCATGGCCATCGCTAACATATCGCTAGAGTTACGCGAATCTTGGCCAATAATAACCGGTCCTGGGGTCACTTTATTGGCTTTGAGGACTTGTCCTGCCCAAAATCCTAATTCTAGGGCAAAGGGGGCGGTTAATAAATCTCCTGCTTTCCCCCGAATCCCATCGGTTCCAAATAAAGGCCCGTTAGGTAGGGGGGCTAATTTTGTTGAAAAACCCGACGTTATGGCGACATTAACACCATTATGATGACTATTTCCGTTACGCGACAAGGAACTGACCATGTTTTTGACTTCCTCACACAACACACTCACCCTTAAAGGATATACCCTGTTGACTGATACAGAGGGTTTCCTTGTCTTGGATAAGTAAATTTAATCATTAGTTTAATTTATCTTTTTAAACGCTGACAGGTGATAGAATGTTCCCAAGTATAGAAGCGATAAGTACCTAAAGAAAGTTAATGACATATTTTAGTATTAATTAATAGTAAGCGTATCCCCTCTCTGTCGCCTGTTACCTGTTGCCTATCTCAACTATGTAACTAATTTTGTGTACTTACTTAGTAAAAAAATAACTTTTTTATTCAATCAGTTATCAACCCATAAAATAGCCGATTGAAAACATTCCCCAATGAGAATACCAATTGTTAGGCGACTTAAACTCAAGGATTTTAGTGATTACTCAGTAAATAACACACTATTAATTAAGGTCTACCTAATTACATCAAGCAATGCTATAATCATTTATATTACTGTACTAAGTAGCGTGATTAATTTTGACTCAATACTTAACGTACTTAGCTATTAAATCATCTCTATTTACATTAAGAAATGTTACTAGAGTTCAAAGGCGTTGAGGATTGGTTCCTCTTAATGGGAATTTTAAGTCTATCAAACGACTGAATAATAGGTGAAGATCAAGGAGCGAAAAGCTTGCTAGGAATAATAAGTCATACCAGTATAAATAGTCTACGCTATATCCAACTGATCAATATTGGGGCGGTTTTTTCTTATCTATTAGGGACAGGAATATTATTAATATTAATCGGTATTGTCATCACTATTTGGTGGTATTGTTTCCGCAGTTCAGGACATCAACTCGAAGAAGCCAAATCAGCCCTAGAAGCGAGTGAATCCCGCTATCAAGCCATCGTTGAAGATCAAACAGAACTGATTTGTCGTTTTCGTCAAGATGGGACAGTAACCTTTGTTAATCAAGCCTATTGTCGTTACTTTAATCTGACTCCCGAACAAATTGTAGGAAAATCTTTTTTGCCCCTAATTCCAGCAGAAAATCAAGAAAAAGTCTCGCAGGATCTTAAGGGCTTAACGCAACAAAATCCGGTTATTATCCACGAACATCAAGTTATTGCTCCCACAGGAGAAATGGGTTGGCATCAATGGACAAATCGAGGGATTTTTGATGACAAGGGTCAAGTCAGAGAAATCCAAGCCGTAGGGCGCGATATCACTCAACTCAAGCAAATAGAAGCCGAATTACGCCAAACCTTAGAAAAGGAAAAGACCCTCAACCAGATAGCTGAACGCATTCGTGAAAGCTTAGATATTGAAGATATTCTCAATAAAACCTGTGAAGAAACCCGTCAGATTTTGGAATGCGATCGCGTCGCAGTCTATCAATTTAAGCCCGATTGGAGTGGAGAATTTATCGCCGAATCCGTTGCCCTGGGATGGGTTCCCTTAGTGGGAGAAACTGTCAAGAAAGTGTGGCAAGATACTTTCCTCCAACGCACCAAAGGAGGACGTTATAAATACAACCAAATTTTTGCCGTCAAAGATATCTACACCGCCGGACACCAACAATGTCATCTAGATCTCCTCGAACAATTCCAAGCTAGAGCCTATCTAATTATCCCAATCTTTGTCCAAAATCAGCTTTGGGGTTTACTAGCGAGTTATCAAAATTCAGCCCCCCGTGATTGGAGTCCCCAAAATATTAAACTTCTCAAACAGATTAGCATTCAATTAGGACTGGCTTTACAACAAGGAGAATTACTGAGCCAACTGCAAAAAACCAAAAACGCCGCCGAAGCAGCCAACCGAGCAAAAAGTCAATTTCTCGCCCACATGAGCCATGAATTAAGAACTCCCCTCAATGCCATTTTAGGCTTTAGTCAACTCCTCAACCATGACTCCACCTTGAATGAAGAACAACAAGAATACATCGACATTATTAACCGCAGTGGAGAACATTTATTAGCCTTAATTCAAGATATTTTAGACATGGCCAAAATTGAGGCCGGACAAATCACCTTACAACGCAACAGCTTTAATCTCCATCGCCTCATTCAAACCCTAGAGCAGATGTTTTATCTGAAAGCCCAAGATAAAGGCCTGCAACTGTTCGTCGAAATCGATCCCAGTATTCCCGCTTATATCCTCACCGATGAAGGAAAATTGCGCCAAGTCCTCATTAATCTCCTCAGTAACGCCATCAAATTTACTCAAAGGGGGCAAATTATCCTACGAGTCTCCGAAAAACCCGACCCAGAGACTCCCTATCTGCTATTTGAAGTCGAAGACAGTGGGCCAGGGATCGAGTGCGATGAAGCCCCCAAACTTTTTAACCCCTTCTTTCAAACCGAACTAGGACGCAAAACCCAAGAAGGAACCGGGTTAGGGTTAGCCATTAGTCGTCACTTTGTCAGTATCATGGGGGGATCTTTATGGGTGAGTTGTCCCCTAAGCGGAGGAACCCTCTTTCATTTTGACCTGCCTGTAGAATTTGCCTGTTCCGAAGAGAGCTGTCCCCCAAAAAGCCCTGGACGTATCGTGGGACTAGGGACAGATCAACCCTCCTATCGCCTGCTAGTGGTGGAAGATCACCCCACCAACCGACAAGTCTTGGTCAACTTGCTAGAACCGATCGGTTTTCAAGTGAAAACCGCCGACAACGGACAAGAAGCCGTTGAATTATGGGAAACGTGGCATCCCCACCTCATTTGGATGGATTTACATCTCCCTATCATGGACGGCTATGAGGCCACCCGACAAATTAAAGCGAAAATGGAGAAATTTCCCCTAGATATTTATCCCACTAAAATTATTGCCCTAACTGCCAGTGCCTTTGCCCAAGAACGGTCAGCCATGTTAGCCCTGGGCTGCGATGATTTTGTGACCAAGCCCTTCTCTGAGGGGATTATCCTCGATAAGATCGCCCAACATTTAGGGGTATGCTACCGCTATGAACAGTCTCCCAAAGCTCTAAAAAATCGGCAAATTATCCCCGTTAAGGATCTGCGAGACCTAAAAAGTCAACTGAAAAAAATGCCCCTGAATTGGCAAAAAGAGCTTTATCAAGGGGCAGCCTCCGCCGATGCGGAAACCATTTTGCACCTCATTGAAAAACTTCCTCCCGATCAAACTTTGTTGGACAAAGCCCTTAACGATTTGGTCAATAATTTCAGTTTTGATCTGATAATGGACTTAGCAGACACTCGTCGGTGATTCATGACTACCCCATCTGCCTCTCTTCCTCCGGCTAATATCTTGATTGTTGATGATAAACCCACTAATCTGCGGATTTTATCAACAATGCTCACCAAACAAGGCTACAAAGTGCGAGCGGTAGTGAGCGGCAAAATGGCGATCACCGCTGCCCAAAACCAGCCCCCGGATTTAATATTGCTCGATATCAAAATGCCGGAGCTCGACGGCTATCGAGTCTGCGAACTGTTACAAGCCGAAGAAAAAACCCGCCATATTCCCGTTATCTTCCTCAGTGCCTTGCAAGATGGGGGAGATAAGATGAAAGCCTTTCAAGCGGGAGGGGTAGACTATATTACCAAACCCTTCCAATTTGAAGAAGTCTTAGCACGAGTCTCCACCCATTTAGCCCTACAAGCGACACGCCGTGAATTGCGACAGTTGAATGCCCAACTCGAACAACAAGTGAAAGAACGGACGGCAGCCCTAGAAAAAGCCCAACAAAAACTCAGTTATGATGCCCTCCATGACCCCTTGACAGGATTGCCCAATCGGTCTTTATTTTTAGAAAGGGTGGGGCGATCACTACAACGGGCTCAAGAAGAAAAGGATTATTCTTTTGCGGTGTTGAGTTTGGATCTTGACCGCTTTAAAGTGGTTAATGAAAGTGATGGCCATAGGGTAGGCGATCGCTTATTAGTAGCCATTAGTCGTACATTAGAAACCTTAGTCGGTTCAACAGATACCGTCGCCCGGTTAGGGGGAGATGAATTCGCTATCCTCCTCGAAAAAATTGCCGATGTCAATGAAGCTATTAGAACAACCCAAACGATTAAAAAGCAATTTGTCTCACCGTTTCAGCTAACAGAACGGGAAATTTTTACCAGTCCTAGTATTGGCTTAACCTTCAGTTCTCCTAAATACAAGCACCCGGAAGAAATTCTACGGGATGCGGATATTGCTATGGCACGGGCAAAACAAAAGGGACGGGGACGCTATGAAGTTTTTGATGAGGAAATGCACACCCAAGCCCTAAAATTATTAAACCTAGAAACTGATCTACGTCGGGCAATTGAAAATCAAGAGTTTCTCGTTTATTATCAGCCGATCATGGCTTTAGAAAAAACAAAAATAGTTGGTTTTGAAGCGTTGATTCGTTGGCAACATCCCAAGAAAGGATTTATTTCTCCAGGGGAGTTTATTCCCATCGCTGAAGAAACAGGGTTAATTATTCCCATCGGACAAATTGTTCTGAAAGAAGCTTGTCAGCAGTTAAAAACTTGGCAAGAAAAATTACCCAAAGCTAAAAATTTGACCATCAGTGTTAATTTATCGAGTCAACAACTCAAAGAACCCGAAATTCTTCAACATATTGACCATAGCTTAAACGTTACGGGATTGCAGCCAGAGAGTTTAAAGTTAGAAATTACCGAAAGTTTGTTGATGGAAAATGCTGACGTAGCAACGACCCTTTTAAGGCAACTAAAAGAGAGAAAAATTCAAATTTCTCTGGATGATTTTGGCACAGGATATTCTTCATTAAGCTATCTGCATCGTTTCCCCGTTGATACCCTAAAAATTGATCGTTCTTTTGTTAATTGTATTGGCAAACCTGAAGAAAATTTAACCATTATTCAATCAATTATGGCCTTAGCTCATAATTTGGATATGGATGTTGTAGCAGAAGGGATTGAAACAGAAAAACAATTGACTTTTTTAAAGTTCTTAGAATGTGAGTTCGGACAAGGATACTTTTTTAGTAAACCTTTACCTTCCCATGAAGTTGAAAATCAGTTTTTATTGTAAGACATTGGAACTAAATATTAGTCCAATGTCTTACCTCTTGTGAGCGATAACCCTCAAATCTTCGTCCCTTGCGGGCAAGATGTTGACTTAAGGAATTTAGGGCAAGACTCGAACTTGCTTCTCCTCTTGATTCAAGAGGCGTTCTTTCTCTGGTTGAACTACCTACGCATTGATATTGTAACATACAAAAAACTTTTATACTACAAAAAACCAACAGACAACGATAAACCTTATTAGCCGTTATAATTTAATAGGTTCTTAAAACTAACCCTAAAATTCTCTGCGCTTGTCCTTGTTCTTGCAATCCATGATTAACAGCCTATTTAAGCCTCTTTTATCTGAAACGGACAAGAAATGGAAACCCATTCTCAAAGCCTTTGAAGCAGCTATTGGTAAAGACGGAGTCGTTCGCCGCAAAGAAGAACTCCTGACCTACGAATGCGACGGGTTAACCAGTTATCGTCAACGGCCTGCTGTTGTTGTTCTTCCCCGAACAACAGAAGAAGTCGCTGCGGTTGTTAAAATATGCCATGATTACCAAATTCCTTGGGTAGCCAGAGGTGCAGGAACTGGGTTATCAGGAGGGGCTTTACCAGTAGAAGATTGCGTGTTAATTGTCACAGCCCGCATGAAACAAATTCTAGAAATAGACTTAGAAAATCAACGAGTTATCGTCCAACCAGGTGTTATTAATAATTGGGTCACTCAAGCGGTAAGTGGGGCAGGATTTTATTATGCCCCAGACCCTTCG is part of the Rippkaea orientalis PCC 8801 genome and harbors:
- the glmM gene encoding phosphoglucosamine mutase, encoding MVSSLSRNGNSHHNGVNVAITSGFSTKLAPLPNGPLFGTDGIRGKAGDLLTAPFALELGFWAGQVLKANKVTPGPVIIGQDSRNSSDMLAMAMAAGLTSAGLEVWNLGLCPTPCVAHLTRISQAMGGIMISASHNPPEDNGIKFFNHEGTKLSQTLAQQIEDGLRGHLSFDRDRNREWGKTYHQANLVDTYCQFLQETLPENLDLQGMRVVLDLAWGASVEVAPKLFKALGAEVICLHDRPDGNRINVNCGSTHLDLLQQAIKEHQADLGFAFDGDADRVMAVDSQGRVVDGDYILYLWGKHLLEQGKLPHNLLIGTVMANLGFERAWEALGGQLMRTAVGDRHVQAQMWETGAILGGEQSGHIICHHHSFSGDGVQTALHLAALVRQSGESLATLVNESFQTYPQILRNIRVEDRDRRRYWQECTPVMEAVNQAEAAMGNTGRILVRPSGTEPLIRVMVESCSADDANYWVNYLVNVVEQHLAN
- a CDS encoding EAL domain-containing response regulator, translating into MTTPSASLPPANILIVDDKPTNLRILSTMLTKQGYKVRAVVSGKMAITAAQNQPPDLILLDIKMPELDGYRVCELLQAEEKTRHIPVIFLSALQDGGDKMKAFQAGGVDYITKPFQFEEVLARVSTHLALQATRRELRQLNAQLEQQVKERTAALEKAQQKLSYDALHDPLTGLPNRSLFLERVGRSLQRAQEEKDYSFAVLSLDLDRFKVVNESDGHRVGDRLLVAISRTLETLVGSTDTVARLGGDEFAILLEKIADVNEAIRTTQTIKKQFVSPFQLTEREIFTSPSIGLTFSSPKYKHPEEILRDADIAMARAKQKGRGRYEVFDEEMHTQALKLLNLETDLRRAIENQEFLVYYQPIMALEKTKIVGFEALIRWQHPKKGFISPGEFIPIAEETGLIIPIGQIVLKEACQQLKTWQEKLPKAKNLTISVNLSSQQLKEPEILQHIDHSLNVTGLQPESLKLEITESLLMENADVATTLLRQLKERKIQISLDDFGTGYSSLSYLHRFPVDTLKIDRSFVNCIGKPEENLTIIQSIMALAHNLDMDVVAEGIETEKQLTFLKFLECEFGQGYFFSKPLPSHEVENQFLL
- a CDS encoding ATP-binding protein — protein: MLGIISHTSINSLRYIQLINIGAVFSYLLGTGILLILIGIVITIWWYCFRSSGHQLEEAKSALEASESRYQAIVEDQTELICRFRQDGTVTFVNQAYCRYFNLTPEQIVGKSFLPLIPAENQEKVSQDLKGLTQQNPVIIHEHQVIAPTGEMGWHQWTNRGIFDDKGQVREIQAVGRDITQLKQIEAELRQTLEKEKTLNQIAERIRESLDIEDILNKTCEETRQILECDRVAVYQFKPDWSGEFIAESVALGWVPLVGETVKKVWQDTFLQRTKGGRYKYNQIFAVKDIYTAGHQQCHLDLLEQFQARAYLIIPIFVQNQLWGLLASYQNSAPRDWSPQNIKLLKQISIQLGLALQQGELLSQLQKTKNAAEAANRAKSQFLAHMSHELRTPLNAILGFSQLLNHDSTLNEEQQEYIDIINRSGEHLLALIQDILDMAKIEAGQITLQRNSFNLHRLIQTLEQMFYLKAQDKGLQLFVEIDPSIPAYILTDEGKLRQVLINLLSNAIKFTQRGQIILRVSEKPDPETPYLLFEVEDSGPGIECDEAPKLFNPFFQTELGRKTQEGTGLGLAISRHFVSIMGGSLWVSCPLSGGTLFHFDLPVEFACSEESCPPKSPGRIVGLGTDQPSYRLLVVEDHPTNRQVLVNLLEPIGFQVKTADNGQEAVELWETWHPHLIWMDLHLPIMDGYEATRQIKAKMEKFPLDIYPTKIIALTASAFAQERSAMLALGCDDFVTKPFSEGIILDKIAQHLGVCYRYEQSPKALKNRQIIPVKDLRDLKSQLKKMPLNWQKELYQGAASADAETILHLIEKLPPDQTLLDKALNDLVNNFSFDLIMDLADTRR
- a CDS encoding flavin monoamine oxidase family protein, translated to MVHSPAFQGLIRLFKKAYQENLSTRYPIHWTRRRFLRRMILATGSAVTTTALGNLRHAHSQTKTPRIAIIGGGIAGLNAAYQLKKQGYLATVYEARNRLGGRIDTRTNIFDKGLYLDFGGVFVNSDHQDILDLVDELNLSLFNFLEVTKTLPMPASAYYFKKQYRTEAELAKQLRPLAQQIAKDATLMEEDFLQWGVFFDRLSVADYLQQHANKIPTPWLRVLIENAIRSEYGVESSEASSLQLMFLLPKVEGDTVEILGSSDEAYMIKGGSSQIINGLVNRLPQQIKTRKILTKVAENNQRFYLTFSDKEVVEVDYVILAIPITLLKTIEFKVQLPRKFKQFISEVNLGNNRKIFARFNKKVWQKNKHFSKEIWTDLGYSMAWESILQIPNRVDGVLTFFHGGKDANKTLQSPTHYKSELIDSLNLAIPQIKSAVSGQFIQTNWIEDRFTKGSYTNFKPGQLSEFAEFFYIESELPNERQTVAVGNLIFAGEQFSDDFYGYMNGGAQTGRLAAEVVAQNLKINSVNS